The Aedes aegypti strain LVP_AGWG chromosome 3, AaegL5.0 Primary Assembly, whole genome shotgun sequence genome contains a region encoding:
- the LOC110679587 gene encoding uncharacterized protein LOC110679587 has protein sequence MPKTLPAGTETTEEDELEEDFDEEEESIEYKFTPRPVFLATNCQVCKSPLRNLVQCESCRMVSYCNEEHRRSDAAGHKDLCSVIMEIAKRRGGHIYNMAHKLTDEEYRNLRVYTLNQSEQMLKRPLQAFEREVLLFPRTCCSPSCREWRQDLLTECKDCRQVSYCEAHPDHLLPSHDQWCKAFFLFQKLILRQKILGRIEPVLPVRIVGKSFQLPPNIDEVIKFLYKNSSALRDECAYATLTQIATAPLTALHGYMQAGLRPSETFTIHLVGAELQFEGDTLDKWEAFFLHIVPEITELRLVFVGPELNVENLPIDIISRIRMCRSCRLRCRVVKFDFQCRRFYHDYRQDQCYSQPNLICFFNPGLHRSTGFGSLDTWPKTIIAATDAHCPILVTAYTEYESPLDLARLQKEAKRPLEVIQEPTHNPFASQRPDRNFISQEIEPMIFKNYFYFMVK, from the exons ATGCCAAAGACCCTTCCGGCCGGTACCGAAACAACCGAAGAAGACGAACTCGAGGAAGATTTTGACGAAGAGGAAGAATCCATTGAGTACAAGTTTACGCCTCGTCCGGTCTTCCTAGCCACCAACTGTCAG gtttGTAAGAGTCCTCTAAGGAACCTTGTTCAATGCGAGAGCTGTCGAATGGTTTCCTACTGTAATGAAGAACATCGACGATCCGATGCCGCAGGGCATAAGGATTTATGTAGTGTCATCATGGAAATCGCTAAGCGAAGAG GTGGACACATCTACAACATGGCGCACAAACTGACGGACGAGGAATACCGTAATCTTCGAGTGTACACCTTGAATCAATCGGAGCAGATGCTGAAACGTCCACTGCAAGCGTTCGAACGTGAAGTTCTCCTATTTCCACGGACATGCTGTTCACCAAGCTGCCGCGAATGGAGACAAGATCTGCTGACGGAGTGCAAGGACTGCCGTCAGGTGTCCTATTGCGAAGCACATCCTGATCATCTGCTGCCGTCGCACGATCAGTGGTGCAAGGCATTCTTCCTCTTCCAGAAACTCATCCTTCGCCAAAAGATTCTCGGCCGCATTGAACCGGTGCTTCCGGTTCGCATCGTTGGTAAGTCGTTCCAACTACCACCGAACATCGACGAAGTCATCAAGTTTCTGTACAAAAATTCAAGTG CATTACGGGACGAATGTGCCTACGCTACGTTGACACAGATCGCCACCGCACCGCTGACGGCCTTACACGGTTACATGCAGGCTGGTCTACGACCGTCGGAAACCTTCACCATCCATCTGGTCGGTGCGGAGTTGCAATTTGAAGGTGACACCTTGGACAAGTGGGAAGCCTTCTTCCTTCACATTGTGCCGGAGATCACCGAACTGCGCCTCGTTTTCGTCGGACCGGAACTCAACGTCGAGAATCTACCGATTGACATCATCAGCCGCATCCG AATGTGTCGCTCGTGTCGACTCAGATGTCGGGTAGTCAAGTTCGACTTCCAGTGTCGTCGATTCTACCACGACTACCGCCAGGACCAGTGCTACTCGCAGCCCAATCTAATCTGTTTCTTCAACCCGGGCCTGCATCGATCAACCGGATTTGGATCGCTGGACACGTGGCCCAAAACCATCATAGCGGCCACGGATGCCCACTGTCCGATTCTGGTTACGGCCTACACCGAGTACGAGAGCCCACTGGATCTGGCACGATTGCAGAAAGAAGCCAAGCGTCCGCTGGAAGTAATCCAGGAACCAACGCACAACCCGTTTGCCTCCCAACGACCAGATCGGAACTTCATCTCTCAAGAAATCGAACCGATGATCTTCAAAAACTATTTCTACTTCATGGTGAAATAG
- the LOC110678176 gene encoding caldesmon-like, which yields MAKKGKAKSGPVKAETATEATPTVQSPTVESVAKPEEEDLTKVADKPVETPKTPAPAPAKEAKKQTEADKKPASPKQKQKQAPIKPKEEPKPKDVPTKEVQPVKAPAATQQNGTAGETTTAAEGTASEAEGTGIQRKRRHRRHRKKKPVVEGAEGEVPPAEQKPKKEHKKKRAKRLRALALAESSATAQIAAVEGAIAGDAPKANNNVEVLQKKIEIAEKVLQQVQQQTQEEQKKIDSLKPDSPKQQNKNKQTRNRKDSDSQKLAQAEVKKATEERDRIKNEARKLVEEKVKKQQELQKLQDEKVQKEQEAKRLLEEKDRKVAEAAKLLEQQVPTTHT from the exons ATGGCCAAGAAAGGGAAGGCTAAAAGTGGTCCTGTGAAAGCGGAAACCGCAACTGAAGCAACGCCAACAGTTCAGTCCCCAACCGTTGAATCTGTAGCAAAGCCCGAAGAAGAAGATCTTACAAAAGTTGCAGACAAACCAGTCGAAACTCCTAAGACACCTGCTCCTGCTCCAGCGAAGGAAGCTAAAAAGCAAACCGAAGCAGATAAGAAGCCAGCCTCTCCTAAACAGAAGCAGAAACAAGCCCCGATCAAACCTAAGGAGGAACCCAAGCCTAAAGATGTCCCAACCAAAGAAGTTCAGCCAGTGAAGGCTCCTGCAGCAACTCAACAGAACGGAACCGCCGGAGAAACTACTACCGCTGCGGAAGGAACTGCCAGTGAGGCTGAAGGCACTGGAATCCAGAGGAAGAGGCGCCATCGTAGACACCGCAAGAAGAAGCCCGTCGTCGAAGGTGCTGAAGGCGAGGTACCCCCTGCAGAACAAAAACCCAAGAAGGAGCACAAAAAGAAGCGTGCGAAACGTCTGCGAGCCTTGGCCTTGGCCGAATCGTCTGCCACCGCACAGATTGCCGCCGTTGAAGGTGCCATTGCCGGAGATGCCCCAAAAGCTAACAACAATGTTGAAGTTCTACAGAAGAAAATCGAAATTGCCGAAAAGGTGCTCCAGCAAGTGCAACAACAAACTCAAGAGGAACAAAAGAAAATCGATAGCCTGAAACCGGATTCCCCGAAGCAGCAAAATAAGAACAAGCAAACCCGAAACAGGAAGGATTCCGACTCGCAAAAGCTAGCCCAAGCCGAAGTGAAGAAAGCGACTGAAGAAAGAGACAGAATAAAGAATGAAGCCCGGAAGCTCGTGGAAGAGAAGGTTAAGAAGCAGCAAGAGCTGCAGAAATTGCAGGATGAAAAAGTACAGAAAGAGCAAGAAGCGAAACGACTGCTAGAAGAAAAGGATCGCAAAGTTGCAGAAGCAGCAAAGCTGCTGGAACAACAGGTGC CAACAACGCACACGTAA